The Halomonas sp. HAL1 genome segment CAGTGATCCAGACGCTGGCAGGTAGCCAGATTGCCGTGCCTGACCCGCAAAACGATGAAATTGCCGCCTGGGGCTATCAGGCCCAGCAACCGCACCAGCAGTTGTTAATCGACGACTGGTGCCAACAGTGGGAGCAACGCAAACAATGACACCGCTTTATGACCGCGATGGCTGGATTTGGCACGATGGTGAATGGCTGGAGTGGCGCGAAGCCAAGGTGCACGTATTCACCCATACGTTGCACTATGGCATGGGCTGTTTTGAGGGTGTACGCGCTTACGCTGGCCCTTCGGGCACGCATCTATTTCGTGCTGCTGAACATACCCGCCGCTTAGCAGAAAGCGCTCATTCGCTGGATATGCCGCTGCCGTTTAGTGAAGCGGAACTTATCAATGCCCAGCGCGAGTGCCTGACCAAAAACGGCCTGAGCAATGCCTACCTGAAACCTACCGTGTTTTTTGGTGCAGAAGGTTTAGGACTACGCGCCCAGGGGCTAACCACTCACGTAATGGTCGCCGCCTGGGATCTAGGCCCCTATATTTCACCCCAGGCCGCCACACACGGTTTGCGCGCGCTGACCTCTTCCTGGGCGCGTCACCACGTCAATATCAGCCTATGTCGTGCGAAAACCAACGGCCACTACGTTAACTCGATACTGGCGCTGAATACCGCAATCAAGGCTGGGTTCGATGAAACCATTATGCTCGACCCGGAAGGCTATGTAGCCGAGGCATCGGCGGCGAATGTCTTCTTGCTGCGCGATGGCGTGCTGCACACCCCGGAAGTAACGTCGTGTTTGCAAGGCATCACCCGGGATAGCGTTATTCAGCTGGCGCAAAAGGTGCTGGGTATTGAAGTGCGTGAGCGGCGGATTACCCGTGATGAGCTCTACACCGCCGATGAGGCATTTTTAACTGGCACCGCCGCCGAAATACTCCCGCTGCGCGAGCTGGATGGCCGCCGCATTGGGGGTCGCGCTGGCGCACCACCCACCAACGAACCCATCAGCCAAGACAGTGTGACGGCTCAGCTGCAGGGCTTATATCGCCAGGCGGTGCGCGGCGAGCTGGATGATTTCAGGCATTGGTTAACGCCTTAGGACTATTGGGGTTGGAAGTAAGAACTATGCAACCCCTGTCACCCGCTGCGAGGGCAGGTTGAAGCGAGGGTCTTTTTCCAGGGATGGAAAAAGTAGCGCCCAGGGATGGGTTCACAGCGCCCTCGCGGAAACCTGCCCTCGATGCTTACAGCTATCTGCATGCATACATCCTTTATCAAATTTACTAATTTAATCAGGCGTGCTCTTTAATAGCCTGTTCGAGAGCCGCCAATCTCCCCGGCTCCAGCGCTGCTTGTACCGCCGTAATACGTATCACATTGGCAAGCTCTGGATGCGCCAAGCGAGCAACTAATACGCCTTTGTCTAGCAGTTGCTGGTGAACCTCAGTGGCGAGGTCGGCGCTGGGCAGGCGAATGCCGATAAAGTTGGTGGCGCTGGGGAGCACGTCGGCACCAAGTGCGCGAAAGTGCTCAGCCAACTGCTCACGGCGGGCTTTTACATCGGCGACGTGTTGGTGAACCTCGTCAGGGTGATCAAGCACCACTTCGGCGGCGGCCAGGGTCAGCGACGACACCGCGTAGTGAATACGCACCTTCATCATCATCGCCAGCACCTCAGGGTCGGCGATGGCGTAGCCAATGCGCAGGCCCGCCAGGCCATGAGCCTTGGAAAGCGTGCGCAGTCGAATCACCCCAGGTATTGCTTTGGCAGCAAACTCGCTGCCCGCGTCATCACGAAAATCCCCATAGGCTTCGTCTAACAATAGCCAGCAGGTGTCGGGCAGCGCCTCGCGCAGTTTGAGGATGGCGCTGTCGCTGTGCAAATGGCCACTGGGGTTGTCCGGGTTGGCCAGGTACACCAGCCGCGCGTTTTCCTGATGTGCCGCTGCGATAAGGGCTTCCAGATCGGGAGCCAACACGCCGGGTGCCTCAAAATAGCTGGGCTCAATCAAGCGGCAACCCTGGCCTTTGGCGAAATAGCCCAAGGTGGGGTAGGTGCCTGCGGTGCTCACCACGGTGTCGCCAGGTTCGCAGGTGGTGCGCAGGGCCAGGGCAATCAAGCTGTCAGCACCGGCATCCACTAGCATCGTTTCCAGCGGAATACCTTGCTGTGCGCTCAAGCGCTGGCGCACGCCCAGCGCTTCGGCATCGCCGTAGCAGTAAACGTGTTCGGCCAGGGCATCGCCAAAGTGTTCGCGCAGGGCGCGGTGGGGCATATCCAGGCCTTCGTTAGAGCCCAGCCGGTGGGGGATTTCCTTTCCGATGCGGCGTTCTAATACTTTGATACCGGGGAAGGGGTTATGCGGGCCTTCGCCAGTTAAGTGCTCGGGATAACGGGGCATAGAAAGTCCTAAAATAGTAAACAGTGTTGATGAGCAACTTAAAACGTTTCTAGAAGTACTTTACCGCGATTCAATAGATTGAGCGGGTCTAGCGCTTGCTTGAGGGTATGCATCAGCTCGATCTCGGCGCTGGAGCGGCAGGTACTCAGCCAGGGCCGCTTCTCCAGGCCAATGCCGTGCTCGGCGGAGACCGAGCCGCCAAGTGCTGCCAGCGGCTGATAGACCATGGCTTCCACCTCGCGTCGAACCGACAGCTCGGCACTCCCCGCACTAACGGAAATATGCAGATTGCCATCGCCCAGATGGCCAAACACTACCAGGCGCGCCTCGGGCCAGCGCTGGGTTAGCTGCGCTTCCAAGGCATCGGTGTAGCGCTGCATATCGGTAATCGGCAGGCTGACATCGAAAGTGAGCACTGGTGCGAGCCCCTTGATCAGCCCCTCAATATCTTCACGAATGGCCCATAGCCCATCGCGCTGGGTAGTCGACTGCGCAATCACCGCATCGACGATCAGCTCGTTCTCTAACGCGCTTTCTAACGCCTCGCTGAACTGGTTGGCGTTGCGCTCGGCGTCGCTGCCCAGGGAGTCAATGATCACATAAAACGGGTACTCGGTGGCAATCGGCGGGGTGTGGCGGTCCAGGGTTTCAGTGAGCAGACGGTAGTGGTTTTGCCACATCACCTCAAAAGCACCGAGGCCGCCGCCGAGCGCTTTGCCCATATGGCTGAGTAGCCCTGTGAGCGCCTCAAATGAGGGGCAGGCCACCATTGCCGTTTGTTCGCTGGGGGTCGGTGGCTGCAGGCGCAGCACTGCGCGGGTCACAATCCCCAGGGTGCCTTCGCTACCGATGAACAGCTGCTTCAAATCGAAACCGGCGTTGTTTTTCAGCATGTGATTCATGGAGCTGACCACCCGGCCATCGGCCATGACCGCTTCTAACCCCAACACCTGCTGGCGCATCATGCCGTAGCGAATCACCCGAACGCCACCGGCGTTAGTGGCGATATTGCCGCCAATGGTGCAGCTACCCCGAGCGCCCAGATCCAGCGGGAACTGCAGACCGACCTCTTTCGCGGCTTCTTGAACCCGCTGCAGCGGTGCCCCCGCCTGCACGGTGAGGGTGCCGCCCACTTGGTCGATCGCTTCAATCGCGCTCATACGTTCCAGGGAAATCACCAGCTCATCCGGGCTAGCCTCTGCACCGTGAACCAACCCGGTTAATCCGCCGTGGGTCACCACCGGCTGCTGCAATTCATAGCAGGCGCGCATCACTGTGGAAAGTTGCTCGGTATCCGCCGGGCGAACAATCGCCCCGGCCTGGCAGGGGGCGCCGGTCATCCAATCCACGCGTCGGCTGTGCACATCATCGCCGGTCAATACATGGGCCGGGCCAACAATGGCGCGCAGCGCCTCCAGGGTTATCTGCATTGGGTATCCTTTTTTACCATTAAATAATTTACACAGTGGCCGCCACGGGGGCTTCGCGGCCGGGAATCGCCCTTAGCAGATCCTGGGTATACGCCTCACGTGGGGCGAGGAAAATCTGCTCGGCGCTGCCTTGCTCGACGATGCGGCCGTGTTGCATCACCACGATGCGGTCGCAAATCTGCGCGGCAACGCGCAGGTCGTGGGTGATAAATAGCAGCGACAGGGAGAGCCGCTGTTTCAGCTCCTCCAGCAGCTCTAAGACCTGGGCTTGAATCGACACATCCAGCGCCGAGACGGCCTCATCCGCCACGATCAGCTCGGGGTTGAGCGCTAGTGCTCGGGCAATGCCGATGCGCTGACGCTGGCCGCCGGAAAACTCGTGGGGAAAGCGCTCCACGGCGCTGGCGCCCAAGCCCACCATGTCGAGCAGCTCGCCCGCCTGCTTGAGCGCTGCAGCTTTGGGCGTGCCGTTGGCAATGGGCCCCTGAGCAATCGCCATTCCCACTTTGGTGCGTGGGTTGAGCGAGGCGTAGGGGTCTTGGAATATCATCTGCACCCGGTGGCGTTCCCGGCGCAGCGCATCGCCTTTGAGCTGGGAAAGGTTCACCCCATCGAGCAGCAACTCGCCGCTATCGGGGTGCTCCAAACGCACCACACAGCGCCCAAGCGTGGATTTTCCCGAACCAGACTCACCTACAATTCCCACCGTTTCACCCCGCGCCAAGGTGAGCGACACATCCTCAAGGGCGCGCACTTCGCGAGAAGGTTTAAGGAACCCGCCTCGGGAGCGAAAGACCTTATTGAGCTGCTTGATCTCCAGCAGCGGGGCGACTTGGCTGGTTTCACGGTGGGGCGGCACCGCATTGCTGGGAATCGCGGCAATCAGCGCTTGGGTATAGGCGTCTTGAGGATTCTCAAGCACCGACTTGGCGTCACCCAGCTCGACGATCTTGCCGTGACGCATGACGCAAACTCGATTGGCAATTTCGGCCACCACGCCAAAGTCGTGGGTGATAAACATCACCGACATGCCGCGCCGCTGCTGAAGGTCGCGAATCAGCTCCAGAATCTGCGCTTGCGTGGTGACATCCAGCGCCGTGGTGGGCTCGTCGGCAATCAGTAGAATGGGCTCCAGTGCGAGTGCCATGGCAATCATCACCCGCTGGCGCTGGCCGCCGGAAAGCTCGAACGGGTAGGCGCGAATGGCTTTCTCCGGCTGTGGAATGCCCACTTCGATCAACAGCTCCAGCGCGCGGGCTTGACGCTCTTTGGGGTTGAACTGGCCGTGGGCCTCAAACACCTCGGCAATTTGCGCGCCTACCCGCATCAGTGGGTTAAGGGCGGTCATCGGCTCCTGGAAGATCATGCCAATTTTTAGCCCGCGCAGGGCGCGGTGCTGCTTTTCCGTCAGGGCAAGTAAATCCTGCCCTTCAAAGAGTATCTCGCCATGGGTGGCGTTCACGCCTTTGGGCAGCAGCCCCATCACGGCGTTGGCGGCCATCGATTTGCCGGAACCGGACTCGCCCACCACGCACATGATCTCCCCGCGCTTCACGTCGTAACTGACGTCCTCCACCGCCAGGGCGCGATCCGCCCCTTTTGGGAGCGCAATGTTCAGATCGCGAATGCTGAGGACGGTGTCAGCCGATTGATTCTCTGTAATAGGCATATAAAGTCCTTAGCGCTCGCGTGATAGTTTGGGGTTCAAAGCGTCGTCTAACCCTTCACCCACCAGATTTAACGCCAGTACGGTGAGCAGAATCGCCACCCCTGGGAAGAAGCTCAGCCACCACGCTTGGCGAATCACTGTGCGCGCCGCGCCGATCATATAGCCCCAGGACATCACGTTAGGATCGCCCAAGCCGAGAAACGACAGCGCTGACTCCAGCAAAATCGCGGTGGCGACCATGAGTGATGCCAGCACGATAATCGGCGACAGCGTATTGGGCAGAATCTGACGCAGAATGATCGTGGTGTTGGACTGGCCGACCAAGCGCGCCGCTTCCACGTATTCCCGGTTGCGCAGCGACATAAACTCGGCGCGCACTAAACGGGCTACCGGTGGCCAACTGACAATCGCAATCGCCAGCACAATCGAGGTGATGCTGGGCTGCATAATCGCCACCAATACAATTGCCAGCGCGAAGTTGGGGATGGTCTGGAAGAACTCGGTAAAGCGCATCAGTACGTCATCAATAATGCCGCCGTAGTAGCCTGCAATGGCCCCCAAGGGAACGCCAATCAGCAGCGCCACACTGGTGGATACCAGCCCAATCAACAGCGATACCCAGGCGCCGTGCATTAAGCCTGATGCCACATTGCGGCCCATGGTGTCGGTGCCCAGGGGAAAGCCGTCTTGCGAGAGCGGCGGCAAAAAGGGCCGCTGCACCATCCGCCAGGGCGATTCAGGAAATAGCAGCGGCGCCAGTATGGCCATGGCGATAATCAGCAGCAGGATGATCAGCCCGACGAGGGCGCCACGGTTTTGCGCGAAGCGTGCGAAAAAGCTCATGAGGCCCCCTTCTTGATGCGTGGATCAGCCAGGCTGTACACCAAATCGGTGATGATATTGAAAACAATGACCAAGGCCGCCGAGAAGAAGAAAATACCCAGCAGCAGGTTGTAGTCGCGCTGTTGCAACGCTTCGAACATCAGCCGCCCGATGCCGGGCCAGGCAAACACGGTTTCGGTCAGGATCGCCCCGCCGACCATCTGCCCCGCCTGCAGGCCTGCTAACGTGATGATCGGCAGCAGGGCGTTACGCAGCACATGACGGCGCTGAATAATGCTGGGCTTCAAACCTTTGGCGCGGGCGGTTTTGACGTAATCCTGTTGAGCGGCATCGAGCATTGAGGTGCGCGTCATGCGGGTATAAATCGCCATAAAAAACAGCGCTAAGGTGGTCGCCGGGAGCACTAGGTGCTTGGCGACATCGAGCACCAGCGCAAACCCTGTATGGCCTGCCCCCACGGTGTAAAGCCCATAGGCGGGCAGCCAGCCAAGGTAGACGGAAAACACCACCACCGACATCAGTGCAACCCAGAACAGCGGCGTGGCGTAGAACACCAGCGCTAGCGCCATGATGATCGAGCCGGAAGGCTTCTTAACCCGTGACGCGGCCATGGAACCCGCCACGATGCCCAATACCAGCGAAAGCACAAAAGCGGTGCCGGTGAGCAGTAGGGTGGCGGGTAAACGATCCATAATCAGATCAAATACCGGGACGCCCAATCGGTAGGAGTAGCCGAAATCGAGCATGGCGATACCCGACACGTAGCGCCACAGCTGCACGTACATCGGCTGATCGAGCCCAAACCGCTCGCGCAGTTGGTTGAGAAACTCCTGGTCGGCGGCACCCGCTTCGCCAGCCAGAATCGCGGCCGGGTCACCGGGGGCCAGCTGAATCAGCAAGAAGTTAAAAATAACGATTAAAAACAGCACAATCACGGCTTTAAACAGCCGCATCAGAATGAGGCGCGCGTAAACCATAAGTCGTTTCCTGGCTAATACCTTCAAGACATAGCTAAAAAACCCAGGTAGCTCTCGCTACCTGGGTAGCCTGGGTTTAGCGATCTAGCC includes the following:
- a CDS encoding branched-chain amino acid transaminase, which produces MTPLYDRDGWIWHDGEWLEWREAKVHVFTHTLHYGMGCFEGVRAYAGPSGTHLFRAAEHTRRLAESAHSLDMPLPFSEAELINAQRECLTKNGLSNAYLKPTVFFGAEGLGLRAQGLTTHVMVAAWDLGPYISPQAATHGLRALTSSWARHHVNISLCRAKTNGHYVNSILALNTAIKAGFDETIMLDPEGYVAEASAANVFLLRDGVLHTPEVTSCLQGITRDSVIQLAQKVLGIEVRERRITRDELYTADEAFLTGTAAEILPLRELDGRRIGGRAGAPPTNEPISQDSVTAQLQGLYRQAVRGELDDFRHWLTP
- a CDS encoding histidinol-phosphate transaminase gives rise to the protein MPRYPEHLTGEGPHNPFPGIKVLERRIGKEIPHRLGSNEGLDMPHRALREHFGDALAEHVYCYGDAEALGVRQRLSAQQGIPLETMLVDAGADSLIALALRTTCEPGDTVVSTAGTYPTLGYFAKGQGCRLIEPSYFEAPGVLAPDLEALIAAAHQENARLVYLANPDNPSGHLHSDSAILKLREALPDTCWLLLDEAYGDFRDDAGSEFAAKAIPGVIRLRTLSKAHGLAGLRIGYAIADPEVLAMMMKVRIHYAVSSLTLAAAEVVLDHPDEVHQHVADVKARREQLAEHFRALGADVLPSATNFIGIRLPSADLATEVHQQLLDKGVLVARLAHPELANVIRITAVQAALEPGRLAALEQAIKEHA
- a CDS encoding FAD-binding oxidoreductase; its protein translation is MQITLEALRAIVGPAHVLTGDDVHSRRVDWMTGAPCQAGAIVRPADTEQLSTVMRACYELQQPVVTHGGLTGLVHGAEASPDELVISLERMSAIEAIDQVGGTLTVQAGAPLQRVQEAAKEVGLQFPLDLGARGSCTIGGNIATNAGGVRVIRYGMMRQQVLGLEAVMADGRVVSSMNHMLKNNAGFDLKQLFIGSEGTLGIVTRAVLRLQPPTPSEQTAMVACPSFEALTGLLSHMGKALGGGLGAFEVMWQNHYRLLTETLDRHTPPIATEYPFYVIIDSLGSDAERNANQFSEALESALENELIVDAVIAQSTTQRDGLWAIREDIEGLIKGLAPVLTFDVSLPITDMQRYTDALEAQLTQRWPEARLVVFGHLGDGNLHISVSAGSAELSVRREVEAMVYQPLAALGGSVSAEHGIGLEKRPWLSTCRSSAEIELMHTLKQALDPLNLLNRGKVLLETF
- a CDS encoding ABC transporter ATP-binding protein → MPITENQSADTVLSIRDLNIALPKGADRALAVEDVSYDVKRGEIMCVVGESGSGKSMAANAVMGLLPKGVNATHGEILFEGQDLLALTEKQHRALRGLKIGMIFQEPMTALNPLMRVGAQIAEVFEAHGQFNPKERQARALELLIEVGIPQPEKAIRAYPFELSGGQRQRVMIAMALALEPILLIADEPTTALDVTTQAQILELIRDLQQRRGMSVMFITHDFGVVAEIANRVCVMRHGKIVELGDAKSVLENPQDAYTQALIAAIPSNAVPPHRETSQVAPLLEIKQLNKVFRSRGGFLKPSREVRALEDVSLTLARGETVGIVGESGSGKSTLGRCVVRLEHPDSGELLLDGVNLSQLKGDALRRERHRVQMIFQDPYASLNPRTKVGMAIAQGPIANGTPKAAALKQAGELLDMVGLGASAVERFPHEFSGGQRQRIGIARALALNPELIVADEAVSALDVSIQAQVLELLEELKQRLSLSLLFITHDLRVAAQICDRIVVMQHGRIVEQGSAEQIFLAPREAYTQDLLRAIPGREAPVAATV
- a CDS encoding ABC transporter permease: MSFFARFAQNRGALVGLIILLLIIAMAILAPLLFPESPWRMVQRPFLPPLSQDGFPLGTDTMGRNVASGLMHGAWVSLLIGLVSTSVALLIGVPLGAIAGYYGGIIDDVLMRFTEFFQTIPNFALAIVLVAIMQPSITSIVLAIAIVSWPPVARLVRAEFMSLRNREYVEAARLVGQSNTTIILRQILPNTLSPIIVLASLMVATAILLESALSFLGLGDPNVMSWGYMIGAARTVIRQAWWLSFFPGVAILLTVLALNLVGEGLDDALNPKLSRER
- a CDS encoding ABC transporter permease, which produces MVYARLILMRLFKAVIVLFLIVIFNFLLIQLAPGDPAAILAGEAGAADQEFLNQLRERFGLDQPMYVQLWRYVSGIAMLDFGYSYRLGVPVFDLIMDRLPATLLLTGTAFVLSLVLGIVAGSMAASRVKKPSGSIIMALALVFYATPLFWVALMSVVVFSVYLGWLPAYGLYTVGAGHTGFALVLDVAKHLVLPATTLALFFMAIYTRMTRTSMLDAAQQDYVKTARAKGLKPSIIQRRHVLRNALLPIITLAGLQAGQMVGGAILTETVFAWPGIGRLMFEALQQRDYNLLLGIFFFSAALVIVFNIITDLVYSLADPRIKKGAS